TGGAAGAGTTAGCTAATTTGGCAGATGCCTGCGGTATTGTCGTGATAGAAAAAGTAGTTCAAAACTTAGATCATATAAATACATCCCACTATGTGGGAAAAGGGAAAGTAAACGACATACATCAGCTGGTACAGCAGGAGGAAAGTGATCTTGTTATATTTAACAACGAGCTTTCTCCTTCACAGATTAGAAACCTAGAAGAAGGCTTAAACTGTACAATTATGGATAGAACCAGCCTTATTTTGGATATTTTTTACCAACGGGCAAAAACAAAAGAAGCAAAACTTCAGGTGGAAATAGCACAGCTTCAGTACATGCTGCCTCGACTAAGAAATTCTGAACTATCTTTGGAGCAACAACGGGGTGGCACAGGAACTATCATGAGAGGAGCTGGAGAAACAAAGCTGGAGCTTGATAGACGTAAAATTCAAAAGCAAATTTCTGAGCTTAACAAACAGCTTAAGGACTTAGTTGCAAGAAGACAAACACAGCGAAAACAAAGACAAAAATCTAATGTTCCGGTTATTTCGTTGGTAGGCTACACCAACGCTGGCAAATCCACTGTTATGAACTCCATGCTAGAAACCTATAACCCTGAGGCTGAAAAGTCAGTGTATGAAGAAGATATGCTATTTGCCACGCTTCGCACCTCAGTTAGAAACATTACCCTGTTTGATAATAAGTCTTTCCTATTAACTGACACAGTAGGGTTTGTAAGCGACCTACCTCACCATCTTGTAAAAGCGTTTCGTTCAACTTTAGAAGAGGTTACAGAGTCTGACCTTTTAGTTCACGTTGTTGATTATTCAAACCCAAGTTATGAAAAACAGATTGAAGTAACTAATAGTACTTTAAGGGATATAGGAGTTAAAGATATCCCAGTAATTTATGCATACAACAAATGCGACCTTACAGATTTACGCATCCCGAAAATTAACGGGGAGAAGGTATATCTTTCCGCTAAACAAAAAGTAGGGCTTAAAGAGCTGACCGAGCTTATCGAAAACAAAATTTTTACTGACTATGTAAAATGTGAGTTGGTAATCCCTTATGATAGAGGGGATGTAGTTTCATATTTCAACGAAAACGCCACAATCATATCCACTAGCTATGAAAAGGAAGGAACTAAGATAAAGGTTGAGTGTAAAGAGAAAGATCTAGATAAGCATCAAGAGTTTGTGCTTAGTTGTTAAAAGCAGTTTGATAGAAGATAGTTGGATGGTTGGATAGGTGCATGAGTGTATGAGTGTAGAGGTGGTTCTCTGTGTCCACCTCTGATTTTTTTGGCTCAATATCAATTAAAAACTTCCATCGGGGATGCCATTTACTGATGTGGTCGGCACAGAGGCCGACCACTACCTATTTGAGGGGATATTTGGCAGAGCATTAGTTATAAAGGCATCGGCTACTGAATATTAGTAGTTAGTAATCAGCGGTCAGAAATTAGTAAGTATGCCCTGACCGGTTTTACCAATGCCTTACCTCCTATTACAGATTACCACTACTCGTGTAGCTAATTTCGAAAATTCCGTGGGCATTTTTAAAAGGCTCTGCTTTGGGGTCAGCGGACAGTTGGACAGCAGAAAGTTGGAAAGGTGATTGCACAACCACTTCTATTTTTGCAGTGGTTTAGTTATATATTTTCAGCGCTTTTCCGTGAGGTCTACCAAAACGGTCTTCAGCGCTTTTCCGTGCGGGGCGGTTTTTGTTTTCGATATTAGGTTTAAATTGAACAAAAAAGGTAAGCTGCAGCTTTGGCTGTAGCTTACCTTTTTTTAACTTAACTCTATTACCTCATATTCTTGGTCAAGTGTGTTTATATTTAACAACTTATTTCTAAGCAATTCGCCTCTTGCTATTAGTAGCTTTAGCGCTTCACTTACCTGTATAGATGCTACCAAAGCAGGGGTAAAGGATGGATTTCCTAGCTCTTTTTCTACCCCGCTATTCTGGTCTGTTTTATAAATCTTGCTTAGAGTGTCATCTCCAGGTAGGATAGTTGTTACCTGGCCATACCATCCTGCTATTGCTCCGTGTATTAGTGGCATTTGTAGCTCTTTGGATACCTCTTGTAAAGTAAGCCTTGCTTCTATATTATCTAAGGCATCAATCACAATGTCATGCCCTTTAAGAATTCTTTCCCCATTATCATCGCTAAGCTTTTCGTTAATCGGCACCACCTTTACATCTGAATTGACAAGCTGTGCCCTAGCTTTAGCTGCTTGTGATTTAAGATTTCCTAGGGACTTAACATCGGATAAAAGCTGGCGATTTAGATTTGTCTCATCAAACCTATCGTAGTCAA
This genomic interval from Proteinivorax tanatarense contains the following:
- the hflX gene encoding GTPase HflX, yielding MEQTKKAILVGVNLKNNLDFQYSMEELANLADACGIVVIEKVVQNLDHINTSHYVGKGKVNDIHQLVQQEESDLVIFNNELSPSQIRNLEEGLNCTIMDRTSLILDIFYQRAKTKEAKLQVEIAQLQYMLPRLRNSELSLEQQRGGTGTIMRGAGETKLELDRRKIQKQISELNKQLKDLVARRQTQRKQRQKSNVPVISLVGYTNAGKSTVMNSMLETYNPEAEKSVYEEDMLFATLRTSVRNITLFDNKSFLLTDTVGFVSDLPHHLVKAFRSTLEEVTESDLLVHVVDYSNPSYEKQIEVTNSTLRDIGVKDIPVIYAYNKCDLTDLRIPKINGEKVYLSAKQKVGLKELTELIENKIFTDYVKCELVIPYDRGDVVSYFNENATIISTSYEKEGTKIKVECKEKDLDKHQEFVLSC
- a CDS encoding HesA/MoeB/ThiF family protein, with protein sequence MKRYIKNMNMLSQKENDSLKRYKICVVGCGGLGGHIIEMLVRLGVGHVTVVDYDRFDETNLNRQLLSDVKSLGNLKSQAAKARAQLVNSDVKVVPINEKLSDDNGERILKGHDIVIDALDNIEARLTLQEVSKELQMPLIHGAIAGWYGQVTTILPGDDTLSKIYKTDQNSGVEKELGNPSFTPALVASIQVSEALKLLIARGELLRNKLLNINTLDQEYEVIELS